A part of Brassica rapa cultivar Chiifu-401-42 chromosome A05, CAAS_Brap_v3.01, whole genome shotgun sequence genomic DNA contains:
- the LOC103870874 gene encoding putative defensin-like protein 184 — MKISFSSVLFVLMVVFIISSSGNKKMVGEAKDCFQTWTCEGGRKCREKCTAEYKGIGRCDEITAPIVPPQCNCYYPC; from the exons atgaaGATCTCTTTCTCTTCTGTTCTCTTTGTACTCATGGTTGTTTTCATCATTTCTTCTTCag GAAACAAGAAAATGGTAGGAGAAGCAAAAGACTGTTTCCAAACGTGGACGTGTGAAGGAGGAAGGAAATGCAGAGAAAAGTGCACAGCTGAATACAAAGGGATTGGAAGGTGTGATGAGATCACTGCTCCTATAGTTCCTCCCCAATGTAATTGCTATTATCCTTGCTAG
- the LOC103870879 gene encoding protein split ends: MMLALEMQTEEEVAKKHEELKKEVQVKKEELEARENELKKREEELEAKRKSLEVKEKNFEELMRLHDETMKEESTEIEKRNQKQEAEAREIEVKRHSLELKEKQLEEREERAKSRKRSRDEDCLTRKKHKHDAKEKETASDEDPEPYSCPDADFNTFNNNTISSFAVGQVWALYDPSDEMPRYYARIRKVLEPKLRVGIRWLESKPAPIACGEFKYGEKTTSSHLMFSHEMHHVRTGKKTVSINPRKGETWALFRDCKQHKRPYGYEFVQIESELDSDHGVGVAYLGRVEGFTSVYELAEQHGLLKMMIPSDEMLRFSHRVPSFKLTGDEKKGVPAGSFELDPAAIPKDCLEPLKVKQERV, encoded by the coding sequence ATGATGTTGGCTCTTGAGATGCAGACCGAAGAAGAGGTCGCAAAGAAGCATGAAGAGCTGAAGAAAGAGGTTCAAGTGAAGAAAGAGGAGCTTGAAGCGAGGGAGAATGAGCTGAAGAAGAGGGAAGAGGAGTTAGAAGCGAAGAGGAAGTCTCTAGAGGTCAAGGAGAAGAACTTTGAAGAGCTGATGAGGTTGCATGATGAGACCATGAAGGAGGAATCTACTGAGATTGAGAAGAGGAACCAGAAACAAGAAGCAGAAGCTAGAGAGATTGAAGTGAAAAGGCATTCTCTTGAGCTCAAGGAGAAGCAGCTTGAAGAAAGAGAGGAACGAGCAAAGAGTAGAAAGAGATCCAGAGATGAAGATTGCCTCActagaaaaaaacacaaacatgATGCTAAAGAGAAGGAAACAGCTTCTGATGAGGATCCTGAGCCATACTCTTGTCCTGATGCAGACTTCAACACTTTCAACAACAACACAATAAGCTCTTTCGCTGTGGGACAAGTATGGGCTCTCTATGATCCTTCAGATGAAATGCCTCGGTACTACGCTCGGATCAGGAAAGTTCTGGAACCTAAGCTGAGAGTTGGCATTAGATGGCTTGAATCAAAACCAGCTCCAATCGCTTGTGGAGAATTCAAGTATGGAGAAAAAACCACAAGCAGCCACTTGATGTTTTCTCATGAGATGCATCACGTCAGAACCGGCAAGAAGACAGTCTCCATAAACCCGAGGAAAGGTGAGACATGGGCGCTTTTCAGAGATTGCAAGCAGCACAAGCGTCCGTATGGATATGAATTTGTGCAAATCGAGTCTGAGCTGGACAGTGATCATGGCGTTGGAGTGGCTTATCTAGGGAGAGTGGAGGGATTCACTTCAGTGTACGAACTTGCTGAGCAGCATGGACTCTTGAAAATGATGATACCGTCTGATGAGATGCTTAGGTTTTCGCATAGAGTTCCATCTTTCAAGTTGACTGGAGATGAGAAGAAAGGTGTCCCTGCTGGATCTTTTGAGCTTGACCCTGCTGCTATTCCTAAAGACTGTCTTGAACCTTTGAAGGTTAAACAAGAGAGAGTTTAA